The nucleotide sequence tgaaactctgtctctactgaaaatacaaaaattagcccgtcatgatggctggtgcctgtaatcctagctactcagagagctgaggcaggagaatcacttgaacctgggaggcggaggttgcggtgagctgagatagcaccactgcacttcagcttgggcaacagagcaagactccgtcttaaataaacaaacaaataaataaagctaaaatGTGAaactttaatgactttttttcctatttttgaacacgaccagctaattttaaaactttttttttaactgcatggGTCACATAAAACACATCTGTAGAACCTCTAGGTCACCAGTTTGTTAACTTGATTATTTAGAGAGCACCTTGCAGGGACTATGCACAAAATAGGCAATCACTAAGTATTTACAGACGATAGCAAACTTCAACTTCCTTATTGCATCCAAAGGCAAGGGCACTAAATGGTGTAAAAGACTTCAAATGCAGGGAAAGACAAGACAACGGGATTTGTCCTGCTCCTAGGGCAAATCAGGAAGGAAATAATTTCCAGGGTCTAGGGgaggaaacagggttcaagaaTGAAGAGAGTACCTAATTCACAACAAAAGGCCAAGTTCTCTTCAGAGGATTTTATTTCAAGATATATCATAACTTCTACCCATACTATGATTTCAAAGGGTGAAAAAAGTGTTTTGTCTCTTCTACCCTCCAAAGAGGGCATGGCAATGCCAATGTCTCTAAAATGCCTCCGCATAGTTGTCAGAAGCTATATTTCAGTCATTGAAAATACTTGTCCATTTTCAGCTGAGGTGAGGTTTGTTAGGAAACCTCTGTAAcaatttattcaatttatttggAGGTAAACTCCCAGACTCTCGTATTGATCTCATCTTTCGGGCTTCCTGAAAACACAGAACAAATACAAGAATGACAGCTCTACAGTGTGTCTAGTGCAGACTTTTAAGATCTGAcccaaaaaatcaatcaataaatcaaGTTTGTCCTGATCTAGGCCCATAGTTCTCACAATGCCCTAAAGCACATGAAGATGTTAACCAGCCTGGAGAGATCTATGTCAGCCGCTCTTCAACAAAAGGGCGTTGGGACCTACAAATGAGACTCTGCTCAGAAGCTACTATCTCTGCTAGCAATTAAGCCTAGGCTGGAAACCAAACAATTATCATTATTTAGTTTTAGTCTCTTTAGTTCTATTTCAGACAATAATGTCTACTTGAGCAGCgctatacatttttcaaaatggttttcCCATTCATTACTTCATCTGACAGTCACAACATTCTTCAAAGTGGTATTAGCCTCATTTTACGTATAGTAATGGTAAAGTTCAGAACAATGAATAAATCCGTCAAGATCACACAGCCTTCAAAACTGTAACCTTTCCCACTTTGGCGTGAATAATATACCTCCCAAATGAATGAAAGGGCCTTTCCTAGCAAAAGGCAGGGAGAATCATTACTTGTATCTCCCCCATTCTTTTCCTGAGAAAGCACCCCAGGAGCCATCATCGGTCACCTGAGCCTTCGCGGCACAATCGAGGAAGCCCTGGATCTCTTTTCTGCACACATCGTCGCGGAATTCATTCTGCTTCCAGCAAGCCATCATCACCGCCATCTCCGTGATGCAAGTCGCCTCTGGAGGGGCAGATCCGGGGGACCTTCAGTCACAAGAAGACCCACCTTCCTGCCCTCCTACCCACCCGCCTCTGCTCATGCTCCGGCTTCCGCTCCGGGGCCCTCCTGACACCGACTGCTCACCGCCCTTCTCCCGGCTACGCTCCGCGACGCGGTTAGCTAGAATGAGAGGTTTATTGGGCTTCAGCACAGGCTTCCGAGGGTTCCCAAACCGCGCCAGGCGACCCCGCAGGCTGGGTGTCGCCATCGCACACCCAGCTCCCGGCAGGCTTTGCGGTTCCGTGCGTGACCTCGCGAGATCCCTACGGGCTTGACGAATCACTGCGGAGCTCTGGGAAGGCTCAATGGCTTGCTGGCGGccacctctttcttttatttgtctGGGGCTGCGGCGATGCTGGGTTCGAACAGCGGCGGGTTCGTACTCATCAGCAGATTAGGAGGAGACTCTGGGTTCGTACGCCGACTGAGGCTTCTCCTTGATGGGCTCCGGGCCCCGAAGTCTGGGGGCAGTACGAGGCCGGGGACATGCAGGAAAGGGCCCTGGTAAGTGGACACTCTTCTGGTGGTAACCGGCTTGGTCTAGGGGCTATTGGCAtagggcggggtgggggggggagCGAATCAAAATTTGAGACTTTAAGATGTTGGGTTGGGAAAgattattgttttactttaataAACCTTGCAAGAACTGTTGTTTTTCACTACCTATAGGACCACTACAAAGCCGCAAAGAAAAATTAGACGTTTCATTTTATAACaactgctgctgctactactagATACCATTTGCTCATTTATAACAATCTCAGTTGATAGGATGAAGCTTAAACACTTGGCATTCATCGTCTTTTTTAATCCTCTCGCCAGTCTTACAGACTTGGACCTTCAGTTGTGATGCTTCATCAGacttttttatgagacagggcctctcttggttgcccagactggagttctaGTGGCACattcgtagctcactgcagcttcaaacttctgaactcaaacgatcctcccgcctctgcctcctgggtagctgaaaccacaggtgcaagacaccacgcccagctaattattttttgtagtgacggggTTCTGTCATATTGCCtggactggtctccaactcctgggctcaagcgatcctcctgcctcgccctcccaaagtgctttacATGActgagcctctgcgcccagccAGACTTGGTTCTCAAGTTACTTCTGGCTGTTTACAAAAACTCATTCCAAAGATGTGCAGCGTATTCTCATAGCATTTCCAAATAAGCTCCAAGAAATGTTTTTGGTAATGGAAGCAGAAACAAGCCTGTAGCTCATGACTGCTTTGGAGGAGCAACATTTATTTGGATTTGTAAATGTAGTGTGTTAAAAATGACTTATCACAGATATTTGGAATCTTCCCACTGATTTCTGCATGGCTGgttgtttttcttcccttaagTCTCAGTTAATGTCAGAGGGCTTCTCTGACctctcccaccccaccaccaTCAACCTGTTTTCTTCATAGCACCTATCACCGTCTGAAGTGTCTTATTATGGCCTGACCTATCCCTAAcacccatttaaaaatgtaagcatgAAAGAAGGAACGTTGTCTATCTTGTTCATTGCtgaatccccagtgcctagaatagtaccaataaatacttgttaaatgaacaaacgttttatttatttatttttggatttggggtcttgttctgtcacccaggttggagtgcagtggaatgattagcttactgcagccttggcctcactccagtgatcctcctgcttcagctgctggagtagctgcaaccacaggctcacaccaccaaacccggctggctaggtttttttttattttttgtagagatggggtctcagtatgttgcccagactactcttgaactcctgggctcaagtgcgcttcctgccttggcctcccaaagtgctgggattacaggcatgagccaccacacccaacctgaaCCTTTTTTACAAATCTCCAACTTTATTACACCCACCCCCAAAAAATAATGAAGCAGAAGACATTATTTAACAAGAAGCAGTTTATTATACAAAACGAAACCTGAGGTAATAGAAAATAACACTTGCAGTAATAAAGGAAGCAGCCTTGCACTCCACCTCCACACTCCAGAGTATAATTAAAAGACTCCTAGCAGACATTTCTGTCACTAATAATGCCAACCTGCAGTGAGTGAGTCTGCTGCTGTATACAGAGCAGGCTGGGCCCCAAATCAGAAAATTCATATTGCTTGCTTTCTCTATAGGGAAAGTGAAGCTTTCAGTAAGTATCATGTGGCTATTCTTGATTCTACTTTCCCTTGTGGAAATGTAACACCTGGTTTACACTGCTCTTTTCTGAGTACTTATATGGTGATAGGAATAAAGGAGAAAGTCTGGAAAGCACCGAGCACAAAGCAGGCCTGAGGCTCCAGCAACAATCATTCAGAAACAACTGCCCACTTTATACGTCAAAGTACCAAAGGAATGCCAATGTGAGCTCGTGTCATTAGAAGGAGAGGTAAGGATAATTCTACACCTTGCTTAACTATCATTTAACCTTTTTATTGCACATAATGAAATTTAAGTCCTGACCTAGGTCTGTACTTATGTAATATGTATTATGCACTCTAAATTAGCATCTGCATTTAGATAGATTGCAAGCTTAGAAATCAGTCCTGCATTTGACCTCTTTTGTCAGTGCCTACTATATCAaattttaacagaatttttttttttttgagatagagttttactcttgttgcccaggctagagtgcaatggcgtgatgtcgGTTCAccactacctctgcctcctgggttccagcgattcttctgcctcagcctcctgagtagctgtgattacagtcatgtgccagccaccacgcccagctaattttatatttttactagagatgaggtttctccatgttggtcaggctggtcttgaactcctgacctcaggtgatctgcccgccttggcctcccagagtgctggaattacaggcgtgagccaccgcacccagcccaacagattttttttttttttttttttaaagacgggtCTAGGTTGCCCAGTTGGTACTCATAGGTGCACTCACAGCatactatagcctcaaactcttgggctcaagcgatcttcctgaagtttttttttgttttttttttttcagtttgtttttgagacagggtgtcactctgtcacccaggctggaatgcagtggcgatcctcccacttcagcctcccaagtagctgaatctacaggcacacacaccatgcccagctaattttttctattttttgtagagatggggttttgccatgttacccaagctggtcttgaatccctaggctcaagcgatccttccacctcggcctcccaaagtgctgggatcacaggtatgagtcactgcacccagcctggaggtCTTCCCTCTTGTTCTTTTCTGCAAAAGGTCAAACAGGGTAAGCAAACTTTCTGTAATTTATGAAGATCATCTTTTAtcaaaggattaaatgaaaaaagaacaacTTTGGCAATGAAATTCAGCCTAATTACAGCTTTTCTTGGCCACATCCTTAGATTTCAGTATATTAAGTGTAGACCCTAGTTGTTGAAGCATCTaacatatatctatctatatagatatgTAGATAGAGGTATAGATAATATACTGATAAACTGTGGAACTTCTCTAGTGATAACTCATTAATACATTACAACTAGAGTAGCTCTAAGGTCCAAGGTATTCTTTCCTGTTCCACTGCCTCAGAAAGAGCTAATGGTTTCCCTGCTCATTAGACTGTATGTTCAAACCACAGCAATAGAAGGGTTTGGCTGCATCCCCAAATCTgactaagcattttttttttttttttttgagacagactctcgctctgttgcccaggctggagtgcagtggtgtgatctcggctcactgcaacctccgcctcccaggttcaagcaattctcctgcctcagcctcccaagtagctgggattacaggtgtgagccacctgttGGTACTGGGTGCGCCCAGCTCTAAGCTTTTATTTAGCCAGCCACTTGTGGCTTAAATATCTTGCCTTGCCTCCTCATCCCTTTGAGTGGGCTCCATCAAAAAATAgtctcaggctgggcacggtggctcactcctataatcccagcactttgggaggccaagacaagtggatcatttgaggtcaggagtctgagaccagcctggccaacatggcgaaaccccatttctactaaaatacaaaaaagttagccaggcatggtgttgcgcgcctgtgatcccaccactctggaggctgaagcatgagaattgcttgaacatgggaggcagaggctgcagtgagccaaaattgtgccactgcactctagccttggtgatgcagtgagactctacctcaaaaaaaaaaaaaaggcggggggcctgggcacggtggctcacgcctgtaatcccagcactttgggaggccaagccaagtgaatcatctgagctcaggagttcgagaccagactggctaacatggtgaaaccccatctctactaaaaatacaaaaattagctagacatggtggcaggcacctgtaatcgccactactcaggaggctgaggcagaagaatcacttgaactggggaggcggagattctagtgagctgagatcgcaccattgcactccagcctgggcgacaagggcgaaactccatctcaaaaaaaaaaaaaaggtcatatgGAAGCCTATCCGTAATACAGTGAATGAAGCTGGACTATTCATTGCACTTAAAAGTGAAAATTGCTacagattataaaataattactaaaacaTACTGCTACACTGTTTCCATAACTGCAGAAGATGGGACTTTGTagcatataaaaacaataaaatagaggGAACAGTTCATTAGGCAAACAAAAGAATTAGGAACTATAAAAATTTGCACTTTTTTCCCTgggcttccttttctttttttttttttttggtcaacatACCGAAAAATTTGCACTTTGACTCATATTGGCctattttaacatttcaaaatcatttaaagaaaaatatgactttttcTGTCATAATTCCCAGTCTTAGTCTCCATCTTTGATCAAAAAGAGGACAGGGCAATACATTAAATTGACAAGGCATATAACAGCCACTGAATCTTTCTGTTCATGAGAAGGAATCCCAGATATACCATAAATAAGATGCAAACCAGCAGTAAGAATGATGGCAAGGTTTCTGTATTTCCATCAGAAATTGTGGGAAAGGGCCTAAAACCAGGAAAGACAAGgccattaaaaatatgtatttgggccaggcacggtggctcaagcctgtaatcccagcactttgggaggccgagacgggcggatcacgaggtcaggagatcgagaccatcctggctaacacagtgaaaccccgtctctactaaaaaatacaaaaaactagccgggcgaggtggcgggcacctgtagtcccagctactcgggaggctgaggcaggagaatggcgtagacccgggaggcggagcttgcagtgagctgagatccggccactgcactccagcctgggcgacagagcgagactccgtctccaaaaaaaaaaaaatgtatttgaggccgggtgtagtggctcacgcctgtaatcccagcactttgggaggccaaggcaggcggatcacgaggtcaaaagatcaagactatccttgccaacatggcgaaaccccttctctactaaaaatacaaaaaattagctgggcgtggtggtgcatgcctgtagtcccagctactcaggaagctgaggcaggagaatcgcttgaaacagggaggtggaggttgcagtgagccgagaacatgccattgcactccagcctggtgacagagcgagactctgtcttaaaaaaaaaaaaatatatatatatatataatttcagacggtgtctcgctctgtcacccaggctggagtgcagtgatcatgatcatagctcactgcagccttaaattcctggactcaagtgatcctcctgcctcaacctcccaagtatctagggctacaggtgtgcaccaccatgccctgctaattcttttatattttttagaaacagggtcttgctaggatggtcttaaactcctggcttcaagcagtcgcccctcctcagcttcccaaagtgttgggattacaggcataagccactacacctggacagaaaaaggcaaaaaaaaaaaaaaaaaaaaaaaaaaaccctagggCTGGGTaaggtggctgatgcctgtaaacccagcactctgggaggccaaggcggatggattgcttgatccaggagttggagaccaacctgggcaacatggcaaaacttcatctctacaaaaaaatacaaaaaaaaaaaaggaaaatagaagttTGACATGAAAGCAAAgtacataatataaaaaatgcaaaaaaacagaATACAACTCACCAGAAGTTTTGCTTCTCCACCAACATAACAATTTATAAAGCAAGAGATGAGAAGAAGAGATTATTGGGAAACGTACTGAATAATGAGGAGTTTGGGGAATAGAACAAAAGTTGTAAGTTGTAACCTGACCCATCTTACTTCATTGGTAGTCAAGTACAGCTCAAAGGATGAAACAGAGAattgagtaatttaaaaactCTTCAACCAGCACCTTGAATCAAATGGATGTTTTAGGGTTCTGTTTCTCACTGAACCAAGAATTGTATGCCTCCATCTCTCCTTGAGGAGAGGCCCTATGTTAGACCTTGGCTACTCATCATTAATATAAAATCTTAATAGATAAAACTGGAATGCCTTGAATCCATGAAAAGACAGTGTTCAGTAAGGGTTTGTGCAATGGATGCTCCTTATGTCCCATGGTAGAATAAAATCTCCTTAGCTCCGCCAAGTTAAAGGTTCTTGCAAGGGCACTTAGAGATGTTGCCTTTTCATGAAGATTTCATGTAGGTAATCCCAAAATTTCCTCTGCTCTGTTTCATTGTTGTGGATCATGGCAGTGAGAGCTTCCCCCTGGTCCAGACCTTGCCAATAATCTTGCAGCCACATCTCTTTCCAACTGAAATACCAAAATGGGGGTTGGATTATGGAACTGCAGCATAGTTATGAGTCCTGCCTTTTTCTGAGTGGGGCCAAAGAAATCTTAAGCAGATACAGTGGTCTCTAACTTGGACAAGACTGCTGCGATGGGAAGACAACATGAAGTAAATCCAATATTAGCCCAAGTGACAGGCTAAAAGCCACAAATACAAAGCCTACCCAATTGATTACAATTCCTGACTTGCCTGCTTCTGGCTCCCAAATGTGGAGGGGGTTCAGAGGCAGGCAAAGCAGAGGTCAGACTGGAAGTGGTAGTCTCCATAAGGAAAGCAAGGGGGCAGGGGTCTTTAGATGATTATCTTTTAAGTTTCACCTTTCTCCCAATAATCAAAATGAAGGTGCATCAAAATGAAGTAGCATCCAGCATCTAGAAAAGACATAacctgaatatttattttcttaatgtttcacattttttttgtacttttcctcTAGTAAATCATATTATGTTCAGATACAAACAATTTGTAATTAGATACAAATTACTTGGTGAAGCATTCCAACCATCGGGACAAAACTGCCAGCAGCATCTATTAATAAATGGCCTTCTGCTGCCATTCACTGTCCAAGTCGGTCTCTGTAGGCCATTCTAGCAGTCTTACTTAAGCTTAATAATCTTATCACCTCTCCCCCAACAGGTGTGGCTTGCTACAAGTGCTTTCAACATTTCCCCCCCACACACCTCATGCTGGCCTTGTTTCCCAATACCACCACCTTTTGCCACCTACTGCAGTAGCCTATTCGCTTCCCTTCTGATGCACATTGCgcattgttgtgtgtgtgtgtgtgtgtgtgagacacagtcttactccaacccaggctggaatgcagtggcacgatcctagctcactacagcattgaactcctgggttcaagcaatccacctgccacagcctcccaagtagccaggactacaggtatgcatcaccaccCCAGGCTTTTAGCTTTTAAATTGTACAGAGAGGGTTTTGTtacattgtccaggctagtctggaacccctggcctcaagtgttcctcccaccttggcctcccaaagtgctgggattacaggcgtgagccaccatgcccggccatgccTAGTTTTTCTAGTTACACAGGCAGTGTGTCCCCACATGCACCAAGTACATGGGGCTCATCCTCAGCACAgctgcttaaaaaaaattatggctgGTTAACAGGTGGAAGCCCTGACTACTGCAGAAAAGCCTCCCTCAAAATGCTCTCCTCTACTCCCCACCCCCATGTCCACTCTATAAAAGGTGCTCAAATAGTTGAGTTTTTAGTGCAGTCCAAACTCCTGAGCCTGGTATTAATGATATTTACAGCCTTGCCCCTATTTATTTgccccattttctctctcccctgTCTGCACAGGCCCTGGGTTCTGGTTCAATCTTTTTGAACCACTACTGGAAACATTGTCCACATAAGCTGATTTTCATTTGTTGCCTTGAATTATATTTTACATCTATTCAGCTTTTTCAGCTTGTCTTATCCTAACCCCAATTAGACTGCTGACACCTTAAAGACAGAGTGAGCACATATCATAATTTCCTCCTGCACCTGCTCAGCACCTAGTGCTACTTAATTGTCCACAGTAAGCAAGTAAGTAAATGATTTGATGGCTGCAGGGGACCCCAGCATTCTTACCTGTCATTCTCAGGAATCTCTTCCACATTGCCAAAGCCAGGTGTGGGCATTGGGCAGTCCATGTGTGAGGGCTGGGCAATGTGGGGCTCAAGG is from Macaca fascicularis isolate 582-1 chromosome 9, T2T-MFA8v1.1 and encodes:
- the CHCHD1 gene encoding small ribosomal subunit protein mS37; protein product: MATPSLRGRLARFGNPRKPVLKPNKPLILANRVAERSREKGEATCITEMAVMMACWKQNEFRDDVCRKEIQGFLDCAAKAQEARKMRSIRESGSLPPNKLNKLLQRFPNKPHLS